The following proteins come from a genomic window of Haloplanus salinus:
- a CDS encoding RNA-guided endonuclease InsQ/TnpB family protein, with amino-acid sequence MRRTNTFVIAPDLDDEECLRRLLDASASFWNELTYERRQRLFAGDPVWEGSDCGDRYKSRLGAATVQTVRRVNDEAWRSFFERRKDHSTSPPGYWGNQDDGRDLRVYLRNDTYTIEWGSRSRIDLLIGQKLKEEFGLGYRERLRLPVRGVPRWNGTRGRLVINYDEVAKQYRAYQSVAVNQSALETSLGETEAAVDIGANNLVACSTSGGSQYLFEGRPLFGQYRAITEHIAALAGKLPEGRRSSRRIKRLYRKRTRQRNHAQDALVRTLVKRLHAEGVATVFVGDLTDIVTDHWCVKVNQKTHSFWAHRRFTDRLSCVSEEYGIDVREVSEAWTSQRCPRCGVRENTVRDGDSFYCQRCQFRGHADLVGARNILAEHASGAVRPMARPVRFQWDNHQWRSTTDAPAEIPTNSARTCELPLE; translated from the coding sequence ATGAGACGCACGAATACGTTTGTGATCGCACCAGACCTCGACGACGAGGAGTGTCTCCGACGGTTGCTGGATGCGTCAGCGAGCTTCTGGAACGAGTTGACGTACGAACGCCGCCAACGGCTCTTCGCGGGTGATCCCGTCTGGGAGGGGTCGGACTGTGGGGACCGATATAAGAGCCGCCTCGGTGCCGCGACGGTCCAGACGGTACGGCGCGTGAACGACGAGGCGTGGCGGTCGTTCTTCGAGCGTCGAAAAGACCACTCGACAAGTCCGCCGGGGTACTGGGGGAATCAGGACGATGGGCGTGATCTCCGGGTCTATCTGCGGAACGATACATACACTATCGAGTGGGGGTCTCGTTCTCGGATCGACCTCCTAATCGGCCAGAAATTGAAAGAGGAGTTCGGTCTCGGGTACCGCGAGCGGCTACGACTGCCGGTTCGCGGGGTTCCACGGTGGAACGGCACGCGGGGACGTCTAGTGATCAACTACGATGAGGTCGCAAAGCAGTACCGGGCGTACCAATCAGTCGCCGTTAATCAGTCCGCCCTGGAGACGTCACTGGGTGAAACAGAAGCCGCTGTGGATATTGGCGCGAACAATCTAGTCGCCTGCTCAACGAGCGGTGGGTCACAGTATCTCTTCGAGGGACGACCGCTCTTTGGCCAGTATCGAGCCATCACAGAGCATATCGCAGCCCTCGCTGGGAAACTTCCTGAAGGGCGTCGCTCCAGCCGGCGGATCAAACGGCTGTATCGCAAACGCACCCGCCAGCGCAACCACGCTCAGGATGCCCTCGTTCGCACGCTCGTCAAGCGACTCCACGCCGAAGGCGTGGCGACCGTCTTTGTAGGTGACCTCACGGATATCGTCACGGATCACTGGTGTGTCAAAGTAAATCAAAAGACGCACTCGTTTTGGGCGCACCGCCGGTTCACCGACCGGCTCTCGTGTGTCAGCGAGGAGTACGGGATCGACGTTCGGGAAGTCTCCGAAGCGTGGACGAGCCAGCGATGCCCGCGGTGCGGAGTTCGTGAGAACACCGTCCGGGACGGCGACTCGTTTTATTGCCAGCGGTGTCAGTTCCGTGGGCACGCCGACCTCGTCGGTGCTCGAAACATCCTCGCCGAACACGCGAGCGGAGCAGTCAGGCCGATGGCCCGGCCCGTGCGGTTCCAGTGGGACAATCATCAGTGGCGTTCGACCACAGACGCCCCGGCAGAAATCCCAACGAACAGCGCACGAACCTGTGAGTTACCTCTGGAGTAA
- a CDS encoding VWD domain-containing protein, which yields MFSASPTFEEYTVEVVNANTGTVLDATEPTIHGIGYEGQLAQNSTTGYIDVTINRALGADESWYVTYEVRNETGTVLTKEASQYNGQYHIPIDSNKLKNGTYAHSIEIFKNQADPVGDRFLGIFTGDSGPNSLTINHSSSPPSADPDQPDASPTNYTAQNGLAIHDGFAYVNTGGEIQKIVLENSTTINSFPAPSGAQSALAYGDGSLWFADGVGSNFDGEIVELNPETGEVRSRIDTSYDVPALAYGDGSLWATDITSNRIVEFTPAGQQVNQFDVRGPTGTTSPRALAYFNGSLWLGAPDTQALHKFSTDGSLENTTGPNRGYKGLATNETTLFGPDENGNLTAIRRLGDSQTPEEPIDQLTIQNVRGPSTVSVGEEFSVSTTVANPGSNRTNESVAFRVDTDSDGNLEQVGSRDVSLAAGANTTVGFVADLSLQSGTYTYAIQTGSTSSDRQLEAVGATFETGVSTGDPHLVTFDDVAYDFMAAGEYTLVREPEGSLEIQARQVPVSGSNSVTINTAVATTLDGHTVVIDARDSTPVQVDGTPTELGESETISVGNGSVRRSGSTYAVVYPGDDNAVGPSDERLTADMFGNRLDIRVRLDPDRSEPVTGLLGNLDGNSSNDVALANGTALSTSPSADVLYGTYRDDWRVTDDTTLFTYEGDNGPGTYYDPLVPQNVVTVDDLDQETLTEAQTLAEEAGLEPGTVAYESAIIDYALTGDESYFSSAQQQDSSGDVEETVDPEPPEQPPELNGTNSLRVTATNASGVTVPNAEIILYNASYAGLDSKQADASGEVQWSTLTTGEYTLELYGPDGAFWGSSSVTVDADGTITNVQRTAPRLSSVELEGDENGEGGYYGGRSVTISPEIRNDGPQRPVRVRIKVDTNEDDSVEQNITPGDQEEIISSGGVRKYNYEFDPSTNGTKQIQVVTETYLNNNWTETDYSGWTKNIEIEHNIIGYDPQFRNYTNFTTSSDSAAHLLSSSSLPSDTSASQTDLPGFSYRKQNTGGSNKYPWSAVGALTIVGDTYCSATVIDKYHIITAGHCIYNSSGNDWKYSPLSIKFEAARNGSQGTALTESEFEHIYVYKKWAKERRITHDIAVITLENPIGTETGTFGYQDHPVSSPQYTKYSHLTGYPANYAPYTSPGEQWDLRADGQGTPLGNCIDRSKCHQVATGGPLNELMYPGFSGGPVWQINSANNPQIISIMSKAVTIPDGLRSIRSIARPIVDTILDGTSVRISRKKHSDITQMIQQGYQEASGSLPQSTEGRSGVATGDPHLTTYDGVAYDFQAAGEFVLTNDTDGSPHVQARLRPVAGRDVSVISAVATEINGTEITIDARDQQTLTVDGTARSLETGDSLTVEDGEIFRTPDRYVVVYPGEDNKVDDGDSRLEVTVVDNRLDVVVKPNRTAVDSMRGLLGSPDGNTSNDIALADGTALSTSPSFEALYGQYREDYRVTAENSLFDYDDGESAAAFYDADYPSERVTVNDLPDDDRREAIDAALNAGLEPGTASFRDAVIDYALTGDRSYIESASRAARQTEVTVDATPSETPLTAPELTVGAEQLATEEQPLTVSVTASHPDPNNATVVISNGTDVVFEQDVTGAFESERTVSWDTTVDGEPVDDGVYTLGVVATSESGVRNVTTRGVLVDNTAPSVTLETTETDLNASVDNATFTFSYNDTISGVDPESVTVLEDGTDVTGSAQINASSASYELTGLEPGENRTVEVRVADEAGQTANRTVTISVATAGGDDGADGGTGGGGGGGGGGGAATDDFPLIDVDPVVVEETNIGEQTGEFEDTETVSRVTFDENTLGSVTVSEFDGLSDSTVQTITERIAGDVTDIDSASEIDLVTVVDISPGSLASDQTSATVEMEVPTEQLDDPENAVIVHRTATGWTIQETTVQDVSGGTVTLTAPVDSFSLFAVVERSPSQVTTPTSTPAQVTADGTPKPESEPTPADETQTPEPPEAVESPQPTSTATEPGGFSVPLLVIVLVLLGGIIAAVAILRRRDML from the coding sequence ATGTTCAGCGCGTCGCCGACGTTTGAGGAATATACTGTGGAAGTGGTAAATGCGAATACAGGTACAGTTCTTGATGCGACCGAGCCGACTATCCATGGGATCGGCTACGAGGGCCAGTTGGCACAGAACAGCACAACGGGATACATCGATGTTACGATCAATCGAGCACTTGGTGCCGATGAATCGTGGTACGTGACCTACGAAGTTCGCAATGAGACCGGGACGGTGCTAACGAAAGAAGCCAGTCAGTATAACGGTCAGTATCATATCCCGATAGATTCGAACAAACTCAAAAACGGGACGTACGCCCACTCTATTGAAATTTTCAAAAATCAGGCTGATCCGGTGGGCGATCGGTTCCTAGGAATCTTTACTGGTGATTCTGGACCGAACAGCCTCACGATCAACCACAGTTCGTCACCTCCATCGGCGGACCCCGACCAACCAGATGCATCTCCGACAAACTACACAGCACAGAATGGGTTGGCGATTCATGACGGGTTCGCCTACGTTAACACTGGAGGCGAAATCCAGAAGATTGTTCTTGAGAATAGTACCACAATAAATAGCTTTCCTGCCCCAAGTGGGGCTCAGAGCGCGCTTGCATACGGGGACGGATCTCTGTGGTTCGCCGATGGTGTCGGATCAAACTTCGACGGGGAGATCGTCGAACTTAATCCCGAAACCGGCGAGGTCCGTTCTCGAATCGATACGAGCTACGACGTGCCCGCGCTTGCGTACGGCGATGGGTCCCTCTGGGCGACCGACATTACGTCCAACCGGATCGTTGAGTTCACGCCGGCTGGACAGCAGGTTAATCAATTCGACGTTCGGGGACCAACTGGAACGACAAGCCCGCGGGCGCTTGCGTACTTTAACGGCTCCCTCTGGCTTGGTGCGCCCGACACACAGGCTCTGCATAAATTCAGCACCGATGGAAGCCTCGAAAACACGACCGGTCCCAATCGAGGCTACAAGGGACTGGCGACTAACGAAACAACACTATTCGGCCCTGATGAGAATGGAAACCTGACCGCTATACGGCGTCTCGGTGACTCCCAAACTCCCGAAGAGCCCATTGACCAGCTAACGATACAAAATGTCCGAGGCCCGAGTACAGTATCTGTTGGGGAAGAGTTCTCAGTGTCTACGACGGTCGCCAACCCTGGCTCAAACAGGACGAACGAATCAGTCGCGTTTCGCGTGGATACCGACAGTGACGGGAATCTCGAACAGGTGGGTTCGCGGGACGTATCGCTAGCTGCCGGTGCAAATACGACCGTTGGCTTCGTCGCCGACCTTTCACTTCAATCTGGAACGTACACGTACGCGATCCAGACGGGCTCCACCAGTAGCGACCGACAACTGGAAGCTGTGGGAGCGACGTTCGAAACCGGCGTCTCGACCGGCGATCCGCATCTCGTCACGTTCGACGACGTAGCCTACGACTTCATGGCCGCGGGCGAATACACTCTCGTCCGCGAGCCCGAGGGATCGCTCGAGATTCAGGCCCGCCAAGTCCCGGTTAGCGGTAGCAATTCGGTTACGATCAACACCGCTGTGGCGACGACCCTCGACGGCCACACGGTCGTCATTGATGCACGGGATTCGACACCTGTCCAGGTCGACGGAACGCCGACGGAACTGGGTGAGTCCGAAACCATCTCGGTCGGCAACGGAAGTGTTCGGCGGAGCGGTAGTACGTACGCGGTCGTCTATCCTGGAGACGACAACGCAGTCGGACCAAGCGACGAACGACTTACGGCCGACATGTTCGGCAACCGACTCGACATCAGAGTCCGCCTCGATCCGGATCGATCCGAGCCCGTGACGGGCTTGCTTGGAAACCTCGACGGTAACAGTTCGAACGATGTCGCGCTGGCGAACGGGACAGCCCTCTCCACGTCCCCGAGTGCCGACGTACTCTACGGCACTTACCGAGACGACTGGCGCGTCACCGATGACACGACGCTGTTCACGTACGAGGGAGACAACGGACCGGGAACGTACTACGATCCACTCGTACCGCAGAATGTCGTCACGGTCGACGATCTCGATCAAGAGACGTTGACGGAGGCGCAGACCTTAGCCGAAGAGGCCGGCCTCGAACCGGGCACGGTCGCCTACGAGAGTGCGATCATCGACTACGCACTCACCGGCGACGAGAGCTACTTCTCCTCGGCCCAACAGCAGGATTCTAGTGGCGATGTCGAGGAGACGGTCGATCCGGAACCGCCGGAGCAGCCGCCGGAACTGAACGGCACGAATAGTCTGAGGGTGACCGCGACGAATGCCAGTGGTGTAACGGTGCCGAACGCCGAAATCATCCTCTACAACGCGTCCTACGCGGGACTCGACAGCAAGCAGGCCGATGCGAGCGGCGAGGTGCAGTGGTCGACGCTCACAACCGGGGAGTACACTCTCGAACTGTACGGTCCCGATGGTGCGTTCTGGGGTAGCAGTTCGGTGACTGTAGATGCTGACGGCACGATTACGAATGTCCAACGAACTGCCCCGCGGCTGTCAAGCGTTGAACTTGAGGGCGACGAGAACGGTGAGGGTGGATACTACGGCGGTCGATCGGTGACGATTAGCCCCGAAATACGGAACGATGGTCCTCAGCGGCCAGTTCGCGTGCGGATAAAAGTCGACACCAATGAAGACGATTCTGTTGAGCAGAATATAACCCCTGGTGATCAAGAGGAGATTATCTCCTCGGGAGGGGTCAGAAAGTATAACTATGAATTTGATCCGTCGACAAACGGCACAAAGCAGATACAAGTGGTGACGGAGACATACCTCAACAACAACTGGACCGAGACAGACTACAGCGGGTGGACGAAAAATATTGAGATAGAACACAATATCATTGGATACGACCCACAATTCAGGAATTACACAAACTTCACCACCAGCTCGGATTCCGCAGCACACCTTTTATCATCTTCGTCGTTGCCTTCTGATACTTCAGCATCCCAAACTGATTTACCTGGATTTAGTTATAGAAAGCAGAATACTGGTGGATCAAATAAGTATCCGTGGAGTGCAGTGGGTGCGTTAACAATAGTGGGGGACACATATTGTTCAGCAACAGTTATTGACAAATACCATATAATTACTGCGGGCCACTGTATCTACAATTCGTCAGGGAATGACTGGAAATATTCCCCTCTAAGTATTAAATTTGAGGCCGCTCGGAATGGAAGCCAAGGTACTGCTCTAACTGAGAGTGAGTTCGAACACATTTATGTTTATAAAAAATGGGCGAAAGAACGAAGAATAACTCACGATATAGCAGTAATTACGCTTGAAAACCCGATTGGAACCGAGACTGGCACGTTCGGGTATCAAGATCATCCGGTAAGTAGCCCACAGTATACGAAATATAGTCACCTAACAGGATACCCCGCTAATTACGCTCCATATACTAGCCCCGGTGAGCAGTGGGACCTACGCGCCGATGGCCAAGGAACTCCATTGGGTAATTGTATCGACCGTTCGAAGTGTCATCAAGTGGCCACAGGAGGACCACTTAACGAATTGATGTATCCTGGGTTTAGTGGGGGACCAGTGTGGCAAATAAATTCAGCTAACAACCCCCAAATCATATCAATCATGAGCAAGGCCGTCACGATACCAGATGGTCTCCGATCTATTCGATCAATTGCGCGACCGATAGTAGATACGATTCTTGACGGGACATCTGTTCGAATATCTAGGAAAAAGCACAGTGATATCACTCAAATGATTCAACAAGGTTATCAAGAAGCTTCTGGCAGTTTACCTCAGTCCACTGAGGGAAGGTCCGGGGTCGCTACTGGTGACCCCCACCTCACCACCTACGACGGCGTCGCCTACGACTTCCAGGCCGCCGGCGAGTTCGTCCTCACGAACGACACGGACGGTAGCCCGCACGTCCAAGCCCGTCTCCGACCTGTCGCTGGCCGCGATGTGAGCGTTATCTCGGCGGTCGCCACGGAGATCAACGGCACCGAAATCACCATCGACGCCCGCGACCAACAGACGCTAACGGTTGACGGGACCGCCCGGTCGCTCGAAACGGGCGACTCCCTCACAGTCGAGGATGGCGAAATCTTCCGAACCCCGGACCGCTACGTCGTCGTCTACCCCGGCGAAGATAACAAAGTCGACGACGGCGACTCCCGCCTCGAAGTGACGGTCGTCGACAACCGCCTCGACGTAGTCGTCAAACCGAACCGGACCGCCGTTGACTCGATGCGCGGCCTGCTCGGCAGTCCGGACGGCAACACCTCCAACGACATCGCGCTCGCGGACGGAACGGCGCTGTCGACCTCGCCATCCTTCGAGGCGCTGTACGGCCAGTACCGTGAGGACTACCGCGTCACCGCCGAGAACTCGCTGTTCGACTACGACGACGGCGAGAGCGCGGCGGCGTTCTACGACGCCGATTACCCGTCCGAGCGAGTGACCGTCAACGACCTGCCCGACGACGACCGTCGGGAGGCCATCGATGCGGCGCTCAATGCGGGACTCGAACCCGGCACGGCGTCCTTCCGCGACGCAGTCATCGACTACGCGCTCACTGGGGATCGGTCGTACATCGAGTCGGCGTCGCGGGCGGCCCGACAGACCGAAGTGACTGTCGACGCGACGCCATCCGAGACGCCGCTGACGGCACCCGAGTTAACCGTCGGCGCGGAGCAACTGGCGACCGAAGAACAACCGCTCACCGTCTCGGTAACGGCGAGTCACCCTGATCCCAACAACGCGACGGTCGTGATCTCGAACGGCACCGACGTTGTCTTCGAGCAGGATGTCACCGGTGCCTTCGAGAGCGAGCGGACGGTCTCGTGGGATACGACTGTCGACGGCGAACCCGTCGACGACGGCGTGTACACGCTCGGTGTCGTCGCCACCAGCGAGAGCGGCGTCAGAAACGTCACCACTCGCGGCGTCCTCGTCGACAACACGGCTCCCTCGGTGACTCTGGAGACGACTGAGACCGACCTCAACGCGAGCGTCGATAACGCGACGTTCACGTTCAGCTACAACGATACGATCTCGGGCGTCGATCCGGAATCCGTGACGGTTCTCGAAGACGGGACTGACGTGACCGGATCGGCGCAAATCAATGCAAGTAGCGCGAGCTACGAACTCACCGGTCTGGAACCAGGCGAGAACCGGACGGTCGAAGTCCGTGTCGCTGACGAGGCGGGCCAGACGGCGAACCGTACGGTGACAATTTCGGTCGCGACCGCTGGTGGAGACGACGGCGCTGATGGCGGCACTGGTGGTGGCGGCGGAGGCGGCGGTGGAGGTGGCGCAGCTACCGACGACTTCCCGCTCATTGATGTCGATCCCGTGGTCGTCGAGGAAACCAATATCGGGGAACAGACCGGCGAGTTCGAGGACACCGAGACGGTCAGTCGAGTCACTTTCGACGAGAACACGCTGGGATCGGTGACGGTCTCCGAGTTCGATGGCCTATCCGATTCGACCGTCCAGACGATCACCGAGCGCATCGCCGGCGACGTGACGGACATCGACAGCGCGTCGGAGATAGATCTCGTGACAGTCGTCGATATCTCGCCGGGTTCCCTGGCGTCGGATCAAACGTCGGCGACCGTCGAAATGGAGGTGCCTACCGAGCAACTGGACGACCCGGAGAATGCAGTTATTGTCCACCGGACTGCTACTGGGTGGACGATTCAGGAGACGACTGTGCAGGACGTGAGTGGTGGAACGGTCACGCTGACCGCGCCCGTCGACTCGTTCTCGCTGTTCGCGGTCGTCGAGCGGTCGCCGTCACAGGTGACGACGCCCACGTCGACGCCTGCCCAGGTAACGGCTGACGGAACGCCGAAGCCGGAGTCCGAACCGACGCCAGCGGACGAAACACAGACGCCGGAACCGCCAGAAGCGGTCGAATCGCCACAGCCAACGTCGACTGCGACCGAACCCGGAGGATTCAGTGTACCGCTACTCGTTATCGTGCTCGTCCTTCTGGGAGGCATCATCGCCGCCGTGGCAATCCTGCGACGGCGAGATATGCTGTAA
- a CDS encoding AAA family ATPase — MSSTTSDDADSQPDEQAVLSHLVRRLLRREGGQVPLKRVTLRVSDYVDIGEQAAADLIDEGADAGIYTLERGAGGTTTITGVTPHGPEPDVIIAAFGATADTPDFTIISVVTESIDEALREAGYETFADLANAGVDDLVGLTGTLTESRAAAILQEAPQHVPVGTRLASAAAQRYARRLDTETDRGVARIVDLATTDVTVGEPVYRTDELDPDALEAQYVSAVGRNADDPVATGLHILDDPDHPDVPKAATHPDAGDDALPVDDAGRVIPPAVPIEPRLQLPLDELLAKKLARGLVPVRLVGPRGSGKNYLVKYLCHKTNRGYVSIDCDEATHTEDLFGPLTPTEDGLIVPRTGPAKQALLNGSVLVLNEFPVMRAGAAMALHRLLNEGKLLVKAHGELVEPHPSARIVITMNPPTREYRDSEPMNSATRGRFRALEQPYIQDVEVELNTLDAQVNSGTSVVDRGTLRKVVQFAHQTRQNENWPTLSTRNLVIVCEHIEDGAAPKAAVKNEVWAVAEPNQYPGDTYETLDNYL; from the coding sequence ATGTCATCCACAACTAGCGACGACGCGGACAGCCAGCCCGACGAACAGGCCGTCTTGAGCCACCTCGTACGACGACTCCTCCGACGTGAGGGGGGCCAGGTCCCGCTCAAACGAGTCACCCTTCGAGTGAGCGACTACGTCGATATCGGTGAACAGGCCGCCGCTGACCTCATCGACGAGGGTGCCGACGCCGGGATCTACACGCTGGAGCGAGGTGCTGGTGGAACGACGACGATCACCGGCGTCACTCCCCACGGTCCCGAACCTGACGTCATCATCGCGGCCTTCGGGGCCACGGCGGACACGCCCGACTTCACCATCATCAGCGTCGTGACCGAGAGTATCGACGAAGCCCTCCGGGAGGCGGGCTACGAGACGTTCGCGGACCTCGCTAACGCCGGTGTCGACGACCTCGTCGGGCTGACCGGGACGCTCACCGAAAGTCGGGCGGCAGCCATCCTCCAGGAGGCACCACAGCACGTCCCCGTCGGGACTCGTCTCGCATCTGCTGCCGCCCAGCGATACGCTCGCAGGCTCGACACCGAGACGGACCGCGGGGTGGCGCGGATAGTCGACCTCGCGACCACCGATGTCACCGTGGGCGAACCGGTCTACCGAACAGATGAGCTCGATCCCGACGCTCTCGAGGCGCAGTACGTCAGTGCCGTCGGTCGCAACGCCGACGACCCCGTGGCGACCGGCCTCCACATTCTCGATGATCCGGACCACCCCGACGTGCCGAAGGCAGCGACTCATCCCGACGCCGGCGACGACGCGCTCCCCGTCGACGACGCCGGCCGGGTCATCCCGCCGGCTGTTCCCATCGAACCGCGACTCCAACTCCCGCTCGATGAACTGCTCGCGAAGAAACTCGCCCGAGGGCTGGTCCCCGTCCGCCTCGTCGGGCCGCGCGGCTCGGGAAAAAACTACTTAGTCAAGTACCTCTGCCACAAGACAAATCGTGGCTACGTCTCCATCGATTGTGACGAGGCGACCCACACCGAGGATCTGTTCGGTCCGCTCACGCCGACCGAGGACGGACTGATCGTCCCCCGGACCGGACCCGCCAAGCAGGCACTCCTGAACGGGTCGGTGTTGGTGCTCAACGAGTTTCCCGTGATGCGGGCCGGCGCCGCGATGGCCCTCCATCGCCTGCTCAACGAGGGGAAGTTGCTGGTGAAGGCCCACGGCGAGCTGGTCGAGCCCCATCCGTCGGCGCGCATCGTGATCACGATGAATCCGCCCACCCGGGAGTACCGCGATTCCGAACCGATGAACTCCGCTACCCGTGGACGGTTCCGGGCGCTGGAGCAGCCCTACATTCAGGACGTCGAGGTCGAACTCAACACGCTGGACGCCCAGGTCAACAGCGGCACCAGTGTCGTCGACAGAGGCACTCTCAGGAAGGTCGTCCAGTTCGCCCACCAGACTCGTCAGAACGAGAACTGGCCGACGCTGTCGACGCGGAACCTTGTCATCGTCTGCGAACACATCGAGGACGGCGCCGCGCCGAAGGCCGCGGTGAAGAACGAGGTGTGGGCGGTTGCTGAGCCAAACCAGTATCCCGGAGATACCTACGAGACGCTCGACAATTATTTGTGA
- a CDS encoding DUF7342 family protein → MSEKQPAWPAGMDAAERVRHVALTRTMARNAGWIATEADVSRDTAVKYLSRMAEQGDLEVVETAEGTCYKPDPVTQFLDEVRDLAETHSQEELTAELRDIADEIDRWKREFDVESLAELRQSVGDDDLSAEQRRERLDIVEEWEYDVEMREAIRLAIGLKDSLTELGAGTDQGYTPDSQPQEG, encoded by the coding sequence ATGAGTGAAAAACAACCTGCCTGGCCAGCGGGGATGGACGCCGCCGAGCGCGTCCGACACGTCGCGCTCACCCGGACGATGGCGCGGAATGCCGGGTGGATCGCGACTGAAGCAGACGTCTCCCGCGATACGGCCGTGAAGTACCTCTCGCGGATGGCCGAGCAGGGAGATCTCGAGGTCGTCGAGACGGCGGAGGGAACCTGCTACAAACCAGATCCCGTCACCCAGTTCCTCGACGAGGTCCGCGATCTCGCAGAAACACACTCGCAGGAGGAACTCACCGCGGAACTCCGAGACATCGCTGACGAGATCGACCGCTGGAAGCGCGAGTTCGACGTGGAGTCGCTTGCCGAACTCCGCCAGTCAGTCGGCGACGACGACCTCTCGGCCGAACAGCGCCGCGAGCGCCTCGACATCGTCGAAGAGTGGGAGTACGATGTCGAGATGCGCGAGGCGATCCGGCTGGCCATCGGGCTCAAGGACTCGCTCACCGAACTCGGCGCGGGGACGGACCAGGGATACACCCCAGACAGCCAACCCCAGGAAGGGTAA